One Solea solea chromosome 5, fSolSol10.1, whole genome shotgun sequence genomic window carries:
- the dync1li2 gene encoding cytoplasmic dynein 1 light intermediate chain 2 isoform X1 has translation MAPVLEKQLSGAAGPGNDNNEDEEGQNLWSSILSEVSTRSSSKLPPGKNILVFGDHGSGKTSLMAKLQGTDHNKKGRGLEYLYINVQDEDRDDLTRCNVWILDGDIYHKGLLKFAVSAQSLPDSLALFVADMSRPWTVMESLQKWASVLRDHVDKLKIPREKMREMEQQMVKAFQEYTEPEDATISSPQRRAPTAGEDEAVVLPLGDNTLTYNLGIPVLIVCTKCDAVSVLEKEHDYREEHFDFIQSNIRRFCLQYGAGLLYTSVKEEKNLDLLYKYIVHKIYDFQFTTPALVVEKDAVFIPSGWDNEKKIGILHENLTTVRPEDPFEDFITKPPVRKLVHEKEINAEDEQVFLMKQQSLLAKQPATPTRGATESPGRPSSASPRPSVRPGQQTVTGGSPMAAVKKPDPNMKAGAANEGVLANFFNSLLSKKTGSPGSPGSGAVGAGVQGSAKKTGQKPGLTDVQAELDRMTRKQDPVVSANNVPPPPTENEA, from the exons ATGGCTCCCGTTTTGGAGAAACAGCTCTCGGGCGCAGCCGGGCCAGGCAACGACAACAACGAAGACGAAGAAGGACAAAACCTTTG gtCCTCAATATTGAGTGAAGTTTCAACTAGATCGAGTTCAAAGTTGCCACCAGGAAAAAATATCCTGGTATTCG GTGACCATGGATCAGGGAAGACATCACTTATGGCCAAACTTCAAGGAACTGATCACAACAAGAAAGGGAGGGGACTGGAATATCTGTACATAAATGTTCAAGATGAGGATCGAGATG ACCTTACTCGCTGCAATGTGTGGATCCTGGATGGGGACATATACCACAAAGGCCTACTTAAGTTTGCTGTTTCAGCACAGTCCTTACCTGACAGTCTAGCTCTATTTGTTGCGGACATGTCACGGCCCTGGACCGTCATGGAGTCACTACAGAAGTGGGCCAGTGTGCTACGTGACCATGTGGACAAGCTCAAGATCCCTCgtgagaaaatgagagaaatggAGCAACAAA tgGTGAAAGCGTTCCAGGAGTACACAGAACCAGAGGATGCCACCATATCCTCTCCACAGCGACGGGCTCCAACAGCAGGGGAAGACGAGGCCGTTGTGCTGCCATTGGGGgacaacacactcacatacaatCTGGGCATTCCAGTGCTAATAGTTTGCACAAAG TGTGATGCTGTCAGCGTACTAGAGAAGGAGCACGACTACAGAGAGGAGCACTTTGATTTCATCCAGTCCAACATCAGACGATTTTGCTTACAGT ATGGAGCTGGCCTGCTCTATACATCAGTCAAAGAAGAGAAGAACCTGGATCTGCTTTACAAATATATAGTACATAAGATTTATGACTTCCAGTTCACCACACCTGCCTTAGTGGTGGAGAAGGATGCAGTTTTCAT tccaTCTGGATGGGATAATGAGAAGAAAATTGGGATTTTGCATGAAAACCTCACAACGGTCAGACCTGAAGATCCTTTTGAAGATTTTATCACAAAGCCTCCAGTTCGGAAG CTGGTTCATGAGAAAGAAATAAACGCAGAGGATGAGCAGGTATTCCTGATGAAGCAGCAG TCTTTATTAGCAAAGCAGCCTGCCACTCCAACAAGAGGAGCAACC GAGTCTCCAGGACGACCGTCCTCAGCATCTCCAAGGCCTTCTGTTCGTCCTGGCCAACAGACGGTGACCGGCGGCTCACCAATGGCTGCTGTCAAAAAGCCCGATCCTAACATGAAAG CGGGGGCTGCCAATGAGGGAGTGCTGGCTAACTTCTTCAACAGTCTGTTGAGTAAAAAGACTGGGTCCCCGGGAAGTCCAGGAAGTGGAGCAGTGGGAGCTGGAGTGCAAGGGTCTGCCAAGAAAACAG GGCAGAAGCCGGGTTTGACTGATGTCCAGGCAGAGTTGGACAGGATGACTCGCAAGCAGGACCCCGTGGTTTCAGCTAACAACGTACCGCCGCCGCCGACAGAGAACGAAGCGTGA
- the si:dkey-56m19.5 gene encoding calphotin, whose protein sequence is MGGKLSRRRKGYDVTDPKETKDEVTAVAASVEESAQEKDGVPPAGAEAELTAEADNVVKETAASAVAAVTEAVKAPEEPKSAPPEETAAVAPEEAAPVQALIAAAEEAAPLSTKEPAATSEEAAADEPPPAAVEKTAPVSEEPAAAPVSEEPAVPAKEEASVSEEPAVAPVSEEPAVAPVTEEPVEPEPAAAPVSEEPAAPAKEEASVSEEPVAAPVSEEPAAPAKEAPPVSEEPAVAPVSEEPAVAPVTEELVTAAAKEAPTVADEPPAAAVEESAPVSEEPAAQEIEATPVAEELVLEKEESAQVAAEPVTSEDAGPVVQEDVVITEECVPAEQPVVATEASASVVEDQAPVQRFPEAPVVEDQAPAQSLPEATAEAEELSEEPVQHEAESELVVASEEHPIAAASPETDDVPASTEEAPEEPEPISVIEPEVTVEETVVPAVVCEHEPVVEPTVEPVQEQAPEPEQTLEPEPEQKPVAEQIQQVPEPELVEPSEPEPKQEQAPQLEEVPEPKLEQEPEKVLEPEPEQEVPAEKQVEEVEPEPVIAAADTAKHEAVEEEAPKALETAVGEVPTVEPEAAESVPEIIISESVSTNSFTAEAEASAEEVPCPEPAVENKMENGDLESPSAEVDVAEDDAHPAVNGECTASAVTQTPECVNGSDKLEEMPIKEQSDFELKKDVNVGGGVQEVPDAVSDMVEGLGNEVTQAV, encoded by the coding sequence ATGGGAGGAAAactgagcaggaggaggaagggataTGACGTGACTGACCCAAAGGAAACGAAGGATGAGGTCACAGCAGTAGCTGCTTCTGTAGAGGAATCTGCTCAAGAGAAGGACGGAGTCCCACCTGCTGGGGCTGAGGCAGAGTTGACGGCTGAGGCAGACAATGTGGTGAAGGAAACCGCAGCGTCAGCTGTGGCAGCAGTAACTGAGGCTGTAAAAGCTCCAGAAGAGCCTAAATCTGCGCCTCCAGAAGAAACAGCTGCCGTAGCTCCAGAGGAGGCTGCTCCAGTACAGGCACTAATTGCAGCAGCTGAGGAAGCAGCTCCACTCTCAACAAAAGAACCTGCAGCAACATCTGAGGAAGCAGCTGCAGATGaacctcctccagcagcagtaGAGAAAACAGCTCCAGTATCAGaagaacctgctgctgctccagtatCAGAGGAGCCTGCTGTACCAGCAAAGGAGGAAGCTTCAGTATCAGAAGAACCTGCTGTAGCTCCAGTATCAGAAGAACCTGCTGTAGCTCCAGTAACAGAAGAACCAGTAGAACcagaacctgctgctgctccagtatCAGAGGAGCCTGCTGCACCAGCAAAGGAGGAAGCTTCAGTATCAGAAGAACCTGTTGCTGCTCCAGTATCAGAAGAACCTGCTGCACCAGCAAAGGAGGCACCTCCAGTATCAGAAGAACCTGCTGTAGCTCCAGTATCAGAAGAACCTGCTGTAGCTCCAGTAACAGAAGAACTAGTAACGGCAGCAGCCAAGGAAGCACCTACAGTTGCAGATGaacctcctgcagcagcagtagagGAATCAGCTCCAGTATCAGAAGAACCTGCTGCACAAGAAATAGAGGCAACTCCAGTTGCAGAAGAATTAGTTTTGGAGAAAGAGGAATCTGCACAAGTAGCAGCAGAACCAGTAACATCAGAAGATGCAGGCCCAGTAGTACAAGAAGATGTTGTAATAACAGAGGAATGTGTTCCAGCAGAGCAACCAGTTGTGGCAACAGAGGCGTCGGCCTCAGTGGTAGAAGACCAAGCACCAGTACAGAGATTTCCAGAGGCCCCTGTGGTAGAAGACCAAGCACCAGCACAGAGTCTCCCAGAGGCCACAGCTGAAGCAGAGGAACTCTCAGAAGAACCTGTGCAACATGAAGCAGAATCTGAGCTTGTAGTTGCATCTGAGGAGCACCCTATTGCAGCAGCTTCTCCAGAGACAGACGATGTTCCTGCCAGCACAGAGGAGGCACCTGAGGAGCCAGAGCCCATCTCTGTTATTGAGCCTGAAGTAACTGTGGAAGAGACAGTGGTACCTGCTGTTGTCTGTGAACATGAGCCAGTGGTTGAACCAACTGTAGAGCCAGTACAGGAACAAGCCCCAGAACCAGAGCAAACCCTTGAGCCAGAGCCAGAACAAAAACCAGTAGCAGAGCAGATACAGCAGGTACCAGAGCCAGAGTTGGTGGAACCATCTGAGCCAGAGCCCAAACAAGAGCAAGCCCCTCAACTAGAGGAAGTACCAGAGCCAAAACTAGAGCAAGAACCAGAGAAAGTACTAGAGCCAGAGCCTGAGCAAGAGGTTCCTGCAGAGAAACAAGTAGAAGAAGTTGAGCCGGAGCCAGTCATAGCCGCAGCTGACACTGCTAAACATGAGGCTGTGGAGGAAGAAGCCCCTAAGGCCTTGGAGACTGCAGTGGGGGAGGTCCCCACTGTTGAGCCAGAAGCAGCAGAATCTGTCCCTGAGATTATCATCTCAGAGTCTGTATCCACCAACAGCTTTactgctgaagctgaagcttcTGCCGAAGAGGTGCCTTGTCCAGAGCCCGCGGTTGAAAACAAGATGGAAAATGGAGATTTAGAGAGTCCCTCTGCTGAAGTGGATGTGGCAGAAGACGATGCACACCCAGCTGTGAATGGAGAGTGCACAGCTTCTGCTGTTACACAGACACCGGAATGTGTGAATGGTAGTGACAAGCTGGAGGAGATGCCCATTAAGGAGCAGAGTGACTTTGAACTGAAAAAGGACGTGAACGTGGGTGGGGGCGTCCAAGAAGTTCCCGATGCAGTCTCCGACATGGTGGAAGGCCTCGGCAATGAGGTCACTCAGGCAGTCTGA
- the dync1li2 gene encoding cytoplasmic dynein 1 light intermediate chain 2 isoform X2, whose amino-acid sequence MAPVLEKQLSGAAGPGNDNNEDEEGQNLWSSILSEVSTRSSSKLPPGKNILVFGDHGSGKTSLMAKLQGTDHNKKGRGLEYLYINVQDEDRDDLTRCNVWILDGDIYHKGLLKFAVSAQSLPDSLALFVADMSRPWTVMESLQKWASVLRDHVDKLKIPREKMREMEQQMVKAFQEYTEPEDATISSPQRRAPTAGEDEAVVLPLGDNTLTYNLGIPVLIVCTKCDAVSVLEKEHDYREEHFDFIQSNIRRFCLQYGAGLLYTSVKEEKNLDLLYKYIVHKIYDFQFTTPALVVEKDAVFIPSGWDNEKKIGILHENLTTVRPEDPFEDFITKPPVRKLVHEKEINAEDEQVFLMKQQSLLAKQPATPTRGATESPGRPSSASPRPSVRPGQQTVTGGSPMAAVKKPDPNMKAGAANEGVLANFFNSLLSKKTGSPGSPGSGAVGAGVQGSAKKTEAGFD is encoded by the exons ATGGCTCCCGTTTTGGAGAAACAGCTCTCGGGCGCAGCCGGGCCAGGCAACGACAACAACGAAGACGAAGAAGGACAAAACCTTTG gtCCTCAATATTGAGTGAAGTTTCAACTAGATCGAGTTCAAAGTTGCCACCAGGAAAAAATATCCTGGTATTCG GTGACCATGGATCAGGGAAGACATCACTTATGGCCAAACTTCAAGGAACTGATCACAACAAGAAAGGGAGGGGACTGGAATATCTGTACATAAATGTTCAAGATGAGGATCGAGATG ACCTTACTCGCTGCAATGTGTGGATCCTGGATGGGGACATATACCACAAAGGCCTACTTAAGTTTGCTGTTTCAGCACAGTCCTTACCTGACAGTCTAGCTCTATTTGTTGCGGACATGTCACGGCCCTGGACCGTCATGGAGTCACTACAGAAGTGGGCCAGTGTGCTACGTGACCATGTGGACAAGCTCAAGATCCCTCgtgagaaaatgagagaaatggAGCAACAAA tgGTGAAAGCGTTCCAGGAGTACACAGAACCAGAGGATGCCACCATATCCTCTCCACAGCGACGGGCTCCAACAGCAGGGGAAGACGAGGCCGTTGTGCTGCCATTGGGGgacaacacactcacatacaatCTGGGCATTCCAGTGCTAATAGTTTGCACAAAG TGTGATGCTGTCAGCGTACTAGAGAAGGAGCACGACTACAGAGAGGAGCACTTTGATTTCATCCAGTCCAACATCAGACGATTTTGCTTACAGT ATGGAGCTGGCCTGCTCTATACATCAGTCAAAGAAGAGAAGAACCTGGATCTGCTTTACAAATATATAGTACATAAGATTTATGACTTCCAGTTCACCACACCTGCCTTAGTGGTGGAGAAGGATGCAGTTTTCAT tccaTCTGGATGGGATAATGAGAAGAAAATTGGGATTTTGCATGAAAACCTCACAACGGTCAGACCTGAAGATCCTTTTGAAGATTTTATCACAAAGCCTCCAGTTCGGAAG CTGGTTCATGAGAAAGAAATAAACGCAGAGGATGAGCAGGTATTCCTGATGAAGCAGCAG TCTTTATTAGCAAAGCAGCCTGCCACTCCAACAAGAGGAGCAACC GAGTCTCCAGGACGACCGTCCTCAGCATCTCCAAGGCCTTCTGTTCGTCCTGGCCAACAGACGGTGACCGGCGGCTCACCAATGGCTGCTGTCAAAAAGCCCGATCCTAACATGAAAG CGGGGGCTGCCAATGAGGGAGTGCTGGCTAACTTCTTCAACAGTCTGTTGAGTAAAAAGACTGGGTCCCCGGGAAGTCCAGGAAGTGGAGCAGTGGGAGCTGGAGTGCAAGGGTCTGCCAAGAAAACAG AAGCCGGGTTTGACTGA